In the genome of Nycticebus coucang isolate mNycCou1 chromosome 12, mNycCou1.pri, whole genome shotgun sequence, one region contains:
- the IRAK4 gene encoding interleukin-1 receptor-associated kinase 4 isoform X2: protein MLPSKEAATVEQMHLPFYDKDRTSVRPVQNPDQNFMLPDSSSPDNASVEVSDTRFHSFSFYELKNVTNNFDERPISVGGNKMGEGGFGVVYKGYVNNTTVAVKKLAAMVDISTEELKQQFDQEIKVMAKCQHENLVELLGFSSEGDDFCLVYVYMSNGSLLDRLSCLDGTPPLTWHMRCKIAEGAANGISFLHENHHIHRDIKSANILLDEAFTAKISDFGLARASEKFSQTVMTSRIMGTTAYMAPEALRGEITPKSDIYSFGVVLLEIITGLPAVDEHRDPQLLLDIKEEIEDEEKTIEDYVDTKMNDADSTSVEAMYSISSQCLHEKKNKRPDIKKVQQLLQEMTTS from the exons ATGCTGCCTTCTAAAGAAGCCGCAACTGTTGAGCAGATGCATTTGCCTTTCTATGACAAAGACAGGACCTCTGTGAGGCCTGTGCAGAATCCTGACCAAAACTTTATGCTACCTGACTCCTCAAGTCCAGACAATGCAAGCGTAGAAGTTAGTGATACAC GTTTtcacagtttttcattttatgaacTGAAGAATGTCACAAATAACTTTGATGAACGACCCATATCTGTCGGTGGTAATAAAATGGGAGAGGGAGGATTTGGAGTTGTGTATAAAGGCTACGTGAACAACACAACTGTGGCTGTGAAGAAACTGGCAGCA atggTTGACATTAGTACGGAAGAACTAAAACAACAGTTTGatcaagaaataaaagtaatggCAAA GTGTCAACATGAAAACTTAGTAGAACTACTTGGTTTCTCAAGCGAAGGAGATGATTTCTGCTTGGTCTATGTTTATATGTCCAATGGTTCACTGCTAGACAGACTGTCTTGCCTG GATGGTACCCCACCACTTACTTGGCACATGAGATGCAAGATTGCTGAGGGTGCAGCTAATGGCATCAGTTTTCTACACGAAAACCATCATATACACAGAGATATTAAAAG tgCAAATATCTTATTAGACGAAGCTTTTACTGCCAAAATATCTGACTTTGGACTTGCACGAGCTTCTGAGAAGTTTTCCCAGACAGTCATGACTAGCAGAATCATGGGAACAACAGCATATATGGCACCCGAAGCTTTGCGAGGAGAAATAACACCCAAATCTGACATTTACAGCTTCGGTGTG GTTTTACTGGAAATAATAACTGGACTTCCAGCTGTGGATGAACACCGCGACCCTCAGTTACTG ctagatattaaagaagaaattgaagACGAAGAAAAGACAATTGAAGATTATGTTGATACAAAGATGAATGATGCTGACTCTACTTCAGTTGAAGCTATGTACTCTATTTCTAGTCAATGTctgcatgaaaagaaaaataagagaccaGATATTAAGAAG gttcAACAGCTGCTGCAAGAGATGACAACTTCTTAG